Proteins co-encoded in one Armatimonadota bacterium genomic window:
- a CDS encoding M28 family peptidase, with the protein MGALLESPELVRHLAALEAHVADVVEDAIKICEVPAPPFGEEARAAYVAARMGALGLPAPHRDAVGNVICELPGVPDAPVVVLSAHLDTVFGPEVQIRVRREGPRLAAPGIGDNSLAVAALLWLGRVLADVPGRGTLVLAANVGEEGLGNLRGMRALWDRYGAQAAAWIVLEGAMFNQPSCTGICVRRLEVTYRAAGGHSWSDFGHPSAVHALGRLIDQIAQVRVPSSPRTTYNVGVVRGGRTVNTIAPEASLLLDMRSEAPEALDDLDRVVRGLVASIAAAAGVTHEVTVVSDRPGGRLPSDHPLVRLVEEAAAAVGVPPEWKSASTDANVPLSHGAPAVCLGLARGEHLHSEHETLDVTPLPRGLRQAFLVAAALLRGALTTAAGG; encoded by the coding sequence GTGGGAGCGCTGCTCGAGAGCCCCGAGCTGGTTAGGCATCTCGCCGCCCTGGAGGCGCACGTCGCCGACGTCGTCGAGGACGCCATCAAGATCTGCGAGGTCCCGGCCCCGCCGTTTGGGGAGGAGGCGCGCGCCGCGTACGTGGCCGCGCGGATGGGGGCCCTGGGGCTCCCGGCGCCGCACCGCGACGCGGTGGGCAACGTGATCTGCGAGCTGCCGGGGGTGCCCGATGCGCCCGTCGTGGTGCTGTCGGCGCACCTCGATACGGTGTTTGGCCCCGAGGTGCAGATCCGGGTGCGCCGGGAAGGCCCGCGGCTCGCGGCGCCGGGGATCGGCGACAACAGCCTCGCGGTGGCCGCGCTCCTGTGGCTGGGTCGTGTCCTTGCGGACGTGCCCGGGCGGGGCACGCTGGTCCTGGCCGCCAACGTCGGGGAAGAGGGGCTGGGCAATCTCCGCGGCATGCGGGCGCTGTGGGACCGGTACGGCGCGCAGGCCGCGGCCTGGATCGTGCTCGAGGGCGCCATGTTCAACCAGCCATCGTGCACGGGCATCTGCGTGCGGCGGCTGGAGGTGACTTACCGGGCGGCGGGCGGCCACTCGTGGAGCGACTTCGGGCATCCCAGCGCGGTCCACGCGCTCGGCCGGCTGATCGATCAGATCGCGCAGGTGCGCGTGCCGTCGTCGCCGCGGACGACCTACAACGTCGGCGTCGTGCGCGGGGGACGCACGGTCAACACCATCGCCCCTGAGGCGTCGCTGCTGTTGGACATGCGCTCGGAGGCCCCCGAGGCGCTGGACGATCTGGACCGTGTCGTGCGCGGGCTCGTCGCCAGCATCGCTGCGGCCGCAGGGGTCACCCACGAGGTGACCGTGGTCAGCGACCGGCCGGGCGGGCGGCTGCCATCAGACCATCCGCTCGTGCGGCTGGTGGAGGAGGCCGCGGCGGCGGTGGGGGTGCCTCCCGAGTGGAAGTCGGCCAGCACCGACGCCAACGTGCCGCTCAGCCACGGCGCGCCCGCGGTCTGCCTCGGGCTCGCGCGCGGCGAGCACTTGCACTCCGAGCACGAGACCCTGGACGTGACGCCGCTGCCCCGCGGGCTGCGGCAGGCCTTCCTCGTGGCCGCCGCGCTGCTGCGCGGCGCGCTGACGACCGCTGCGGGGGGCTAG